A genomic stretch from Kribbella amoyensis includes:
- a CDS encoding ABC transporter permease: MLAQLVRRLGLMLFTVWGALTLTFVILRLAPGDQATVQLGPDATAAEVEALRSDLGLDRPLPVQYLDYLGSAVTGDFGRSYRFRESAMTVILERFPATVVLALTATLLALVIGVLLGILAGRAPGKLADRAISGITLVMQAVPPFWSGIMLILLMALTLRLLPSAGSGDLRHLVLPAVTLAIPFTALVARITRSSVAEVTTEPYLLTARSKGLTERAVLGRHALRNAMIPVVTIVSLHIGTLMGGAVIVEQVFAWEGVGSLLVSAVGNRDYAIVQGATVLFAIIVVTMNLLADVLNARLDPRIRVGGAS, from the coding sequence ATGCTCGCTCAGCTCGTGCGTCGACTCGGCCTGATGCTGTTCACCGTGTGGGGGGCGCTCACCCTCACCTTCGTGATCCTCCGGCTCGCCCCCGGAGACCAGGCCACCGTCCAGCTGGGACCGGACGCGACCGCGGCCGAGGTCGAGGCGCTGCGGTCCGATCTCGGCCTCGACCGGCCGCTCCCGGTGCAGTACCTGGACTACCTGGGGTCGGCGGTCACCGGGGACTTCGGCAGGTCGTACCGGTTCCGCGAGTCGGCGATGACGGTCATCCTCGAACGGTTCCCCGCGACGGTCGTCCTCGCGCTCACGGCGACGCTGCTCGCCCTGGTGATCGGGGTCCTGCTCGGCATCCTGGCCGGCCGGGCGCCGGGAAAACTCGCCGACCGGGCGATCTCGGGCATCACCCTGGTCATGCAGGCGGTGCCGCCGTTCTGGTCGGGCATCATGCTGATTCTCCTGATGGCGTTGACGTTGCGGCTGCTGCCGAGCGCGGGATCGGGCGACCTGCGGCATCTCGTACTCCCGGCCGTGACGCTCGCGATTCCGTTCACGGCGCTGGTGGCCCGGATCACCCGCAGCAGTGTCGCCGAGGTCACCACCGAGCCGTATCTGTTGACGGCTCGGTCGAAGGGGCTGACCGAGCGCGCGGTCCTCGGCCGGCACGCCCTGCGGAACGCGATGATCCCGGTCGTCACGATCGTGTCCCTGCACATCGGCACGCTGATGGGCGGTGCGGTGATCGTCGAGCAGGTGTTCGCGTGGGAAGGTGTCGGCTCGCTCCTGGTGAGTGCCGTCGGCAACCGTGACTACGCGATCGTCCAGGGCGCGACGGTGCTGTTCGCGATCATCGTCGTGACGATGAACCTGCTCGCCGACGTGCTCAACGCCCGGCTGGATCCGCGGATCCGGGTGGGAGGGGCGTCATGA
- a CDS encoding ABC transporter permease yields MTAMGLVQDTVTPAATRSRRTTARKVVAAVPVVIFGLYVVAGLVGPFFVEYSSVGGELDDRLLGPGSVLSDGSTALLGTDALGRDLLGQVVHGARTSLVIGTLVVLFSGLVGITVGCLAGYRRGKTDLLASRVIDVLLAFPGILLAIVIAGVFDRSLAIVVIALSVTNWIGFARLSRSMAMTLRERDWVLSATVMGVRRGRIIVRHILPFIAGPTLALATTEFAGAILAEASLSFLGLGLPPESASWGQSIASGKEYLGSAWWISAFPGIFLAVLVICVGFTGDRLTRHFGRKH; encoded by the coding sequence ATGACGGCGATGGGGCTGGTCCAGGACACGGTCACGCCGGCGGCGACCCGGTCCCGGCGGACCACGGCCCGGAAGGTCGTTGCCGCCGTCCCCGTGGTGATCTTCGGCCTGTACGTCGTCGCGGGCCTGGTGGGTCCGTTCTTCGTCGAGTACTCGTCGGTCGGCGGGGAGCTCGACGATCGGCTGCTCGGTCCCGGCTCGGTCCTCAGCGACGGCAGTACGGCGCTGCTCGGGACCGACGCCCTCGGCCGGGATCTGCTCGGCCAGGTCGTCCACGGGGCCCGGACCTCGCTGGTGATCGGGACGCTCGTCGTCCTGTTCAGCGGCCTGGTCGGGATCACGGTCGGCTGTCTCGCGGGGTACCGGCGCGGCAAGACCGATCTGCTGGCGTCGCGGGTCATCGACGTCCTGCTCGCCTTTCCGGGGATCCTGCTGGCCATCGTCATCGCCGGGGTGTTCGACCGGAGCCTGGCGATCGTGGTGATCGCGCTCAGCGTGACCAACTGGATCGGGTTCGCCCGGCTCTCCCGGTCGATGGCGATGACCCTGCGGGAACGCGACTGGGTGCTGTCGGCAACGGTGATGGGGGTCCGGCGCGGCCGGATCATCGTCCGGCACATCCTGCCGTTCATCGCCGGGCCGACCCTGGCGCTGGCCACCACCGAGTTCGCCGGCGCGATCCTGGCCGAGGCCTCGCTGAGCTTCCTCGGTCTCGGCCTGCCGCCGGAGTCGGCGTCCTGGGGGCAGTCGATCGCCTCCGGCAAGGAGTACCTCGGCAGCGCGTGGTGGATCTCGGCCTTCCCGGGCATCTTCCTCGCGGTGCTGGTCATCTGCGTGGGATTCACCGGGGACCGGCTCACCCGGCACTTCGGTCGCAAGCACTAG
- a CDS encoding ABC transporter substrate-binding protein — MRFLRHSVIAATAVLSLVAATACDSGGSSAAGGEIAVAGQFPIESIDPNGPLAIDGGTRVASIQLYSPLLDTVGPGKFDGRVAEKWETDGTATKTTFTLRPGITFSDGTPITGQDVVKSFERTVAADSPFSANFKNVKAQATGTVVTFTSANPDPALPAKLTGLMITPAAATEQSYLDKPVTSGPFQVESFTPGGDLVMVPNAKYWGDKPTIERVTIRSVPEVAARVTALETGELDIIWGISDDQVKQLKSNSEIEIASAAGSGVLTMWMNSSTPSLQKAEVRKALWQAVDFDKKIKALYPDSGEPANSVIAPTVFGYAPQEPVKYDPDAAKKALVAAGFDFNTTLRFHFSQAQFRQWVTSVVSDLAAIGVKAQALEKEQAVYTKDLLALKWDINIQQVGTLGLDASYNLGRLYTCAAKRTGYCDPKLDELLKKAGSAVDPEDRKTAYAEATKLIWDQAVGMYPMFVKNLFANRSSVGGFQPDGEGLPRFQSVTLDG; from the coding sequence ATGAGATTCCTTCGGCACTCCGTGATCGCGGCCACCGCGGTCCTCAGCCTGGTCGCGGCCACGGCCTGTGACTCCGGCGGGAGTTCCGCGGCCGGCGGGGAGATCGCCGTCGCGGGCCAGTTCCCGATCGAGTCGATCGACCCGAACGGGCCGCTGGCGATCGACGGCGGCACCCGGGTCGCGTCGATCCAGCTCTACAGCCCGTTGCTGGACACGGTCGGCCCGGGCAAGTTCGACGGCAGGGTCGCGGAGAAGTGGGAGACCGACGGCACCGCGACGAAGACCACCTTCACGCTGCGGCCGGGGATCACCTTCTCCGACGGCACCCCGATCACCGGCCAGGACGTGGTGAAGTCGTTCGAGCGCACGGTGGCGGCGGACAGCCCGTTCTCGGCGAACTTCAAGAACGTCAAGGCCCAGGCGACCGGGACCGTGGTGACGTTCACCTCGGCGAACCCCGACCCGGCGCTCCCGGCCAAGCTGACCGGCCTGATGATCACCCCGGCCGCCGCCACCGAGCAGAGCTACCTGGACAAGCCGGTGACGTCCGGCCCGTTCCAGGTGGAGTCGTTCACCCCGGGGGGCGATCTGGTGATGGTGCCGAACGCCAAGTACTGGGGCGACAAGCCGACGATCGAGCGGGTCACGATCCGCTCGGTCCCCGAGGTCGCCGCCCGGGTCACCGCGCTGGAGACCGGTGAGCTCGACATCATCTGGGGCATCTCCGACGACCAGGTGAAGCAGCTGAAGAGCAACTCCGAGATCGAGATCGCCTCGGCGGCCGGCTCCGGGGTCCTGACCATGTGGATGAACTCGTCGACACCGTCGTTGCAGAAGGCCGAGGTCCGCAAGGCGCTGTGGCAGGCGGTCGACTTCGACAAGAAGATCAAGGCCCTCTACCCGGACAGCGGTGAGCCCGCCAACTCGGTGATCGCGCCGACCGTCTTCGGGTACGCCCCGCAGGAGCCGGTCAAGTACGACCCGGATGCGGCCAAGAAGGCGCTCGTCGCCGCGGGGTTCGACTTCAACACGACGCTGCGCTTCCACTTCTCCCAGGCCCAGTTCCGGCAGTGGGTGACGTCGGTGGTGTCCGATCTCGCGGCCATCGGGGTCAAGGCCCAGGCGTTGGAGAAGGAGCAGGCCGTCTACACCAAGGACCTGCTGGCGCTGAAGTGGGACATCAACATCCAGCAGGTCGGCACGCTCGGCCTGGACGCGTCGTACAACCTCGGCCGGCTCTACACCTGCGCGGCGAAGCGGACCGGGTACTGCGACCCGAAGCTGGACGAGCTGCTGAAGAAGGCCGGGAGCGCGGTCGATCCGGAGGACCGGAAGACGGCGTACGCCGAGGCGACCAAGCTGATCTGGGACCAGGCGGTCGGGATGTACCCGATGTTCGTCAAGAACCTCTTCGCGAACCGGTCGTCGGTCGGCGGCTTCCAGCCGGACGGTGAAGGGCTGCCGCGGTTCCAGTCGGTGACCCTCGATGGGTGA
- a CDS encoding ABC transporter ATP-binding protein, translating to MGDRRPGRASATLVRSGGPPERPDGTLRVRELRIVLPGPRGQAAVVDGVSFDVVQGRTTGLIGESGSGKSLTAMALVGLVPETAVVSGQVLLGDEDLVTAGRERIRQVRGAEISVVFQDPSSALNPTMTIGDQVGEILRSRGASKREARQRAVELLDHVGVPDAASRVAAYPHEFSGGMRQRAMIALALAGRPRFVLADEPTTALDVTVQARILDLLGRLRDEDDLALLLVSHDLRVMSHVADDLVVMYAGRICERGPAKAVLSRGLHPYTTALVRSVPSVRTRSAIADPLPGSPANPFDRPAGCPFNPRCPRAEDRCRTEVPELREIAPGRVSACHFAEELQ from the coding sequence ATGGGTGACCGGCGCCCCGGTCGGGCGAGCGCGACCCTGGTGAGGTCGGGCGGTCCCCCGGAGCGGCCGGACGGTACCTTGCGGGTCAGGGAGCTGCGGATCGTGCTACCCGGTCCGCGGGGCCAGGCGGCCGTCGTCGACGGTGTCTCGTTCGACGTCGTCCAGGGCCGGACGACCGGGCTGATCGGGGAGTCCGGCAGCGGGAAGTCGCTGACGGCGATGGCCCTGGTCGGGCTGGTCCCGGAGACCGCGGTGGTCAGCGGCCAGGTTCTGTTGGGGGACGAGGACCTGGTCACGGCCGGCCGGGAGCGGATCCGGCAGGTCCGGGGCGCCGAGATCTCGGTGGTGTTCCAGGATCCGTCGTCCGCGCTCAACCCGACGATGACCATCGGCGACCAGGTCGGCGAGATCCTGCGCAGCCGCGGTGCGTCGAAGCGCGAGGCGCGGCAGCGGGCGGTGGAACTGCTCGACCACGTCGGAGTACCGGACGCGGCGAGCCGTGTCGCGGCGTACCCGCACGAGTTCTCCGGCGGGATGCGGCAGCGCGCGATGATCGCGCTGGCGCTCGCGGGGCGGCCCCGGTTCGTGCTGGCCGACGAGCCGACCACCGCGCTCGACGTCACCGTGCAGGCGCGGATTCTGGACCTGCTCGGCCGCCTCCGTGACGAGGACGATCTCGCGCTGCTGCTGGTCAGTCACGACCTGCGCGTGATGTCGCACGTCGCGGACGATCTCGTCGTCATGTACGCCGGGCGGATCTGCGAACGCGGACCAGCCAAGGCCGTACTGTCGCGCGGCCTGCATCCGTACACGACCGCGCTGGTCCGTAGCGTGCCGTCGGTCCGCACCCGCAGCGCGATCGCGGACCCGCTGCCCGGCAGTCCGGCCAACCCGTTCGACCGTCCGGCGGGCTGCCCGTTCAACCCGCGGTGCCCGCGCGCGGAGGACCGCTGCCGGACCGAGGTACCGGAGTTGCGGGAGATCGCGCCGGGCCGGGTCAGTGCCTGCCACTTCGCGGAGGAGCTGCAATGA